Proteins from a single region of Budorcas taxicolor isolate Tak-1 chromosome 11, Takin1.1, whole genome shotgun sequence:
- the LOC128056539 gene encoding ubiquitin D-like has product MAATLCVTVHSEAWRPWTFTAHLGDRVNKINEHVRSKTKVPVQDQVLQLGSKTLKPQRTLSSYGIDKETTIHLTLKVVKPSDEELPLVLVEPGDDGQRHELKVRRSSSVTQVKEMIKMKTAIPPKEQIVNCNGKKLEDGKIMGDYGIQKGHLLFMTYPCIGG; this is encoded by the exons ATGGCTGCCACCCTCTGT GTAACTGTCCATTCTGAGGCATGGAGACCATGGACCTTCACTGCCCATCTGGGAGACAGAGTAAATAAGATCAATGAACATGTCCGATCTAAGACCAAGGTTCCCGTGCAAGATCAGGTCCTCCAGCTTGGCTCAAAGACCCTAAAGCCACAGAGAACTCTGTCATCGTATGGCATCGACAAGGAGACAACCATCCACCTCACCCTAAAGGTGGTGAAGCCCAGTGATGAGGAGCTGCCCTTGGTTTTGGTGGAGCCTGGTGATGACGGGCAGAGGCACGAGCTCAAGGTGCGAAGGTCCAGCTCAGTGACCCAGGTGAAGGAGATGATCAAGATGAAGACCGCTATACCCCCTAAGGAGCAGATTGTGAACTGCAACGGAAAGAAACTGGAAGATGGGAAGATCATGGGAGATTATGGCATCCAAAAGGGCCATTTACTCTTCATGACATacccctgcattggtgggtga
- the LOC128055588 gene encoding protein C19orf12 homolog gives MHGGEASRHWLHSSIAVEDFIKLLCSVSDKRQMKEAKKYTWSVILVILACTFLGGMLGSPPGILLRGIIGSQLIKGRERKKLFNKATAILRNLYWTDVKQLTMLVVLSEALQKQLVDMLNNYFSKELGLEVKQDK, from the exons ATGCATGGCGGGGAGGCCTCGAGGCACTGGCTCCACAGCTCCATTGCAGTGGAGGACTTCATAAAGCTGCTGTGCTCTGTCTCTGACAAGAGGCAGATGAAGGAGGCCAAAAAATACACCTGGAGTGTCATCCTGGTCATTCTGGCCTGCACCTTCCTGGGTGGTATGCTGGGCAGTCCACCAGGAATACTCCTGAGAGGGATCATCGGGAGTCAGCTgataaaaggaagagagaga AAGAAGCTCTTTAACAAAGCCACTGCCATCCTCAGAAACCTGTACTGGACGGATGTCAAGCAGCTGACCATGCTGGTCGTGCTCAGTGAGGCCCTGCAGAAGCAGCTGGTGGATATGCTGAACAATTATTTCAGCAAGGAGCTGGGCTTGGAAGTGAAGCAGGACAAGTAG